The DNA region ATGTGAAGGGCGGCATCACATATAAATTCACGAGTCTGCTGAGTATCTCGCTCACGATAGCTCACTATCTGTCGAACTTCGAGCAGGAGCTCGTAGGCGCAGGCGTTGATTCTTTCGAGCTCGCGCTTGATGCGAATGCGGAGCCGACCTTCACCGTGGGCGGACCAGGGCGGCAACTCCTCGATGCGAGCACGACACCGGCAATTCAGACGCAGCCTGTAGGGTTCACGACTGTTGGCGGGAACCCGCCTTCGGGACTCATCGGTCAGGCGTACATCGACGACACGCTGTACCTCATCAAGTCGCTCGGAGTGAGCTTCACTAACTCACTCGAGGCGAGAAACAATGAGTATGGAGTGAGCCTTGCTACGGAGCTCAACCGAAACGGTCTCCGAGAGGTGCCTGTCACGCTCGAGGCGTGGGCGGAAACTCCAGCGACGCTATACAACAAGACGAAGGCGGGCTCCCTGGTCGAGATACTCGTCCAGACGGGGCGCACGGAAGGCAACATCGTTGCCGTGTACATGCCGAGCGTCGACGTTCAGCCGCCCGAGCAGGACGACCCGGACGAGAACGTGAACTGGAGTTTCAGTGGCGCGGCCATCGAATCGGCGGCCGGCGCTAACGACGAGTTGAAGATCGCACTTTTGTAGAAGCATCGCCCGCGAGCGGGAGTCGCGGCTCCCCACCGTCCCGTAAGCGGCAGTCGGTTGAACCGATTATTCAGAGTCGGCAACCGAGCACGGGGCCTCGACCCCGGCGCCCACCTAGACAGAGGAGATCCGTGTATGAAGCTCAAGAGTTACTACGACGCCGATATAGAGATCGGTGAGGAGGAGCCGCTGAAGCTGGGCATCAAACGGCTGACGTTCGAGGAAAACACAAAGCTGAAAGCGGCGTGGCGTGAAGCGGAGCAGAAGAAAGAGGACGAGGAGTTGTGGGGTCGACTCCTGCTAGATACGTTCCGTAAGTACATCAAGATTCGCTCCAAAGTTATCGTCGAACTCGATGACGGCGAGGCCGAGGTGAAGCGAGGGGAAGAGTTGCTCGATCTCTTCGGCGGGCGTCCAGCGATTCTTGCGACCATTTTTCTCAGGGTTCTCGCGCAGAACTCGCTATCGGAGAAAGAGCGAAAAAACTTACGGCGGCTTATCGCTTCGTCGCCTTCCTCGGGCGGGTCAAAGACGGAAGCGCATGGGCCGAAACCCGAGACGACTGCGGAAAGTGCCGAGAGCGAGGACTCTGCGGTCAACGTGGGTGCGACAAGCCAAACCCGGATCCCGTCTGGATCGACGGAGCCGGGGACTCCGTCGTCGTCCTCCACACTTGCCCCGTCCTTGAACTGACGGCAGAGGTTCGTGTATGGCTCGAGCTCTTTCACAAAACGCACGCGCTCCGGGTC from Vicinamibacteria bacterium includes:
- a CDS encoding phage tail tube protein translates to MPLPQGRSGQLYVKKEAAYGVEETLAAANAMRHINRGSWSDLPFNKENSPEKNPSPGIFTRFARRAELNYSGLQGIIRPGGALNTLPECDPFLEAAFGSKTNVTLATTVSSSPTTTGATVASAGALAVGDAVLLEVTGQANSPFVRVLTGVAGAALTWSPALPAAQTVGDDVKGGITYKFTSLLSISLTIAHYLSNFEQELVGAGVDSFELALDANAEPTFTVGGPGRQLLDASTTPAIQTQPVGFTTVGGNPPSGLIGQAYIDDTLYLIKSLGVSFTNSLEARNNEYGVSLATELNRNGLREVPVTLEAWAETPATLYNKTKAGSLVEILVQTGRTEGNIVAVYMPSVDVQPPEQDDPDENVNWSFSGAAIESAAGANDELKIALL